The following are from one region of the Cetobacterium somerae genome:
- the phnX gene encoding phosphonoacetaldehyde hydrolase: MRKEIKAVIFDWAGTTVDYGCFAPLDVFVQVFKEIGIEITYEEARKPMGMLKIDHIKALLKMDRIHSLWLEKFNREYTMDDINSLYERFEEVLFASLENFAEPVPGILDLQKELRNRGIKIGSTTGYTKEMLDIVAPKAKTFGYCPDFRITSTEVPAGRPFPYMIYQNMITLNVPSVSSVIKIGDTTVDMKEGKNAGVWAVGILKGGSELGLSQKEVETMDSAELKKLMDATAKRLYSAGADYVVEQVGDLPNIIDIINAKMNAEEVI; this comes from the coding sequence ATGAGAAAAGAGATTAAGGCAGTTATATTTGATTGGGCAGGTACTACAGTAGATTATGGATGTTTTGCACCACTTGATGTTTTTGTTCAAGTATTTAAAGAGATTGGTATTGAGATAACTTATGAAGAAGCTAGAAAACCTATGGGAATGTTAAAAATAGATCATATTAAAGCACTATTAAAAATGGATAGAATACACTCTTTATGGTTAGAAAAATTTAATAGAGAGTACACTATGGATGATATCAACTCTTTATATGAGAGATTTGAAGAAGTTTTATTTGCTTCTTTAGAAAACTTTGCTGAACCTGTTCCTGGAATACTAGATCTTCAAAAAGAATTAAGAAATAGGGGAATAAAGATTGGAAGTACTACTGGGTATACAAAAGAGATGTTAGATATTGTTGCTCCTAAAGCAAAAACATTTGGATACTGTCCAGATTTTAGAATTACATCAACTGAAGTTCCTGCTGGTAGGCCATTTCCATATATGATTTATCAAAATATGATAACTTTAAATGTTCCAAGTGTAAGCTCTGTTATAAAAATTGGAGATACAACTGTTGATATGAAAGAGGGAAAAAATGCTGGTGTTTGGGCTGTTGGTATCTTAAAAGGTGGAAGTGAACTTGGACTTTCTCAAAAAGAAGTTGAAACTATGGATTCTGCTGAACTAAAAAAATTAATGGATGCAACTGCAAAAAGATTATATTCTGCTGGAGCTGACTATGTTGTTGAGCAAGTTGGAGACTTACCTAATATAATTGATATCATTAACGCTAAAATGAATGCCGAAGAGGTTATCTAA